GGCCTTTCTCGAGTTTGGAAATTTCCAGCTTTCCTACGTTTTCAATGGCTGTATTGATGTCGTTCAGGGGTCTTCCTATTCGCTGAATGCCTTTTTCTATCATGCGGGCTACAGGATTATCCAGTGTCTGACATAGCGTTAAAGCCGACTCTACCTTATCGTCATGGATGTAATCCTTGATTTTGTTCATGAAATTGATGTCGGTTTTTGCCGCATTGGTAATGGCAAAGTATCGCTCAATAAAGATATAAATGGCAACGATGGATAAAATCACAATGGGAAGCATGATCCACCCTCCTTTAAGGGCAAGTTCCCAGAAAGAAAGGGTTAATTCACCGGGATCTTCTCCCTGGGCTGCATTGGACAAAGTATCCTGTGTTTGGGCTTGTAACAAGATGAAGAGATGGTTCATAAGTATCACTTTTAAATTTTGGGGACAAAAATATAAAACTAATTTTTACTTCTTTTTTCTTTGTTGTTTTTAAATGATAATTTTTTCGCAATATCCCTGAACAGTTCTTTGAAGCTGTTAAATTCTTCTCTATAAAAGAGACCGGCCCCTTGAATGTAGCGGGTTTCTTCATAGATCAGCCGATCGCTGTTCCGGTTGAAAAATTTGAGTCTGAGCTTTCCGTTGGGCGTCAGCTTCCAGTCCACCCGAAAATCTCCTATAAATTCGCTTGACTGGTTATATTTATTGGATGTTCCTACATTGCCGTTGATGATCAGCCGGTCGTTAAGCAATTGAGTAGAAAGAGCCACTTCTACCTGATCTTTGGATATTTTATCCCCCGGTTGGTAATTTACTCCGACATTCCAGTTGGAAGATATTTGGGACAGCCAGTGACTCAATTGATTGGATAATAGTTCACCAGTGGTGAAGGCCATACTTGTAGCCCCCATTT
This Bacteroidales bacterium DNA region includes the following protein-coding sequences:
- a CDS encoding MotA/TolQ/ExbB proton channel family protein, with product MNHLFILLQAQTQDTLSNAAQGEDPGELTLSFWELALKGGWIMLPIVILSIVAIYIFIERYFAITNAAKTDINFMNKIKDYIHDDKVESALTLCQTLDNPVARMIEKGIQRIGRPLNDINTAIENVGKLEISKLEKGLPTLATAAGAAPMIGFLGTVMGMIRAFYDMANAGSNIDITLLSSGIYTAMVTTVAGLMVGIISYLAYNVLVTKVEKVVYQLEANTTEFMDLLNEPVE